One segment of Clostridium ljungdahlii DSM 13528 DNA contains the following:
- a CDS encoding serine hydrolase gives MIKKVFSCILISTFLVFSNAAILSVSASPVIATKSASDVITVSMDGINISSKDGQPYQDSNSIVMVPLNTVMQQLGNNSNIQIKDSSATLTTSDYTIKLENNNKKVIINNEVFSLSTAPIIKGTTVFVPLEFFSQFLGKTIDWDSSTKTAKILTPVKNTEEYFQSVVNSSRYLNTSQKLDNYLSLLQSADNFHGSVLVAQDGNILIDKGYGKADAEQNIKNAPQTEFPIGSMTKQFTAMAIMQLVEKGLINENDLLSKYVPDFPKGDTITIKNLLTHASGIQNCTNFPEFWSMKLDSFKDINNVINLFKNKPLEFTPGTDFDYTNSGYILLGYIVTKASGMSYIDYLQKNIFDPLNMKSTGLGYNGADKMYTSTGYSGYLDQYPVSDEITLNGAYGAGALYSTTEDLYKWDRALYTEKLVKQSTLKNIFTNHVQMSKNGPYYGYGWMLTDGKYGREIYHGGNVLGFTGNIARYPDKDLTIIVLTNVGYYNVNSLNDTLANICMGGSYELPSAKQVVKVDSKTLDKYAGSYTIPGGLNISITSNGGHLYYEQGGSKAKYELFPESQNKFFLRVSNVEIKFNVNVKDQTTGLDLYQLGEDVQIDKSK, from the coding sequence ATGATAAAAAAAGTATTTTCTTGTATTTTAATATCAACTTTTCTCGTGTTTTCAAATGCAGCCATTTTAAGCGTAAGTGCAAGTCCTGTAATAGCTACTAAATCAGCTTCAGATGTAATTACTGTAAGTATGGATGGAATCAATATTTCTTCAAAAGATGGACAGCCTTATCAAGATTCAAATTCAATAGTTATGGTACCTCTTAACACAGTAATGCAACAGCTTGGCAATAATTCAAATATCCAAATAAAAGATAGTTCTGCTACACTCACTACTTCTGATTACACTATAAAACTTGAAAACAATAATAAAAAAGTAATTATAAATAATGAGGTTTTTAGTTTATCCACAGCACCTATTATTAAAGGAACTACTGTTTTTGTGCCACTGGAGTTTTTCAGCCAATTCCTTGGTAAGACAATAGATTGGGATAGCAGCACAAAAACAGCCAAAATACTTACTCCTGTAAAAAATACAGAAGAATATTTTCAAAGTGTAGTAAATTCCAGCAGATATTTAAATACTTCACAAAAATTAGACAACTATTTAAGCTTACTCCAAAGTGCAGATAACTTCCACGGAAGTGTACTTGTAGCTCAAGATGGAAATATACTTATTGATAAAGGTTATGGTAAAGCAGATGCAGAACAAAACATCAAAAATGCACCACAAACTGAATTTCCAATTGGCTCCATGACAAAGCAATTTACAGCAATGGCAATAATGCAGCTAGTTGAAAAGGGATTAATCAATGAAAATGATCTCCTATCCAAGTACGTACCTGACTTTCCGAAAGGTGACACTATAACAATAAAAAATCTTCTTACCCATGCTTCAGGAATTCAAAATTGTACTAATTTTCCTGAGTTTTGGTCTATGAAACTTGACTCTTTTAAAGATATAAACAATGTAATCAATCTATTTAAAAATAAACCTTTAGAGTTCACTCCAGGAACCGATTTTGACTATACCAACTCCGGATACATTTTACTTGGATATATAGTTACAAAGGCGAGTGGAATGAGTTACATTGACTACCTTCAAAAAAATATATTTGATCCTCTTAATATGAAAAGTACAGGACTAGGTTATAATGGTGCTGATAAAATGTATACATCTACAGGCTACAGTGGTTATTTAGACCAGTATCCTGTAAGTGACGAAATAACTTTAAATGGTGCTTATGGTGCAGGAGCTCTATACTCAACTACAGAAGATTTATACAAATGGGACAGGGCGTTATATACTGAAAAATTAGTAAAACAATCCACTCTAAAAAATATATTTACAAATCATGTGCAGATGAGTAAAAATGGTCCTTATTACGGCTACGGATGGATGTTAACTGATGGCAAATATGGAAGAGAGATATATCATGGTGGAAATGTTCTAGGTTTTACAGGAAATATAGCAAGATATCCAGATAAAGATTTAACCATAATCGTGCTTACAAATGTAGGATATTATAATGTAAATTCTCTCAATGATACTTTAGCAAATATCTGTATGGGTGGAAGTTATGAGCTTCCAAGTGCAAAACAAGTAGTAAAAGTGGACAGTAAAACTCTAGATAAATATGCCGGAAGCTATACTATTCCAGGAGGGCTAAATATATCTATAACAAGTAATGGAGGCCATCTTTATTATGAACAGGGTGGCAGTAAAGCAAAATATGAACTCTTTCCAGAATCACAAAATAAATTTTTTCTCAGAGTATCCAATGTAGAAATTAAATTTAATGTAAATGTTAAAGACCAGACTACGGGATTAGATTTATATCAATTAGGTGAAGATGTCCAAATAGATAAATCCAAATAA
- a CDS encoding PLP-dependent aminotransferase family protein, whose product MKYDVIYTYIKEQIFKGYIKPGKKLPSIRNICKKFECSKITAAKAYDLLIKDHIIYSVPKSGYYLIENNLNMNNNFDNKSIDFSTSAPDERILPYKEFQDCLNQALNLYKKNLISPPSTQGVENLICTIQKQLQNYQIFTDKQYIFITAGSQQAINILTMMDFPNGKKNVLIEEPTYYGVIESLKLNNVNIIGINRTSKGINLYELENIFKHKDIKFFYIIPRFHNPTGFSYSNSEKKQILKLCHKYNVYIVEDDYLADLDIEKRSDPIYALDSYSKVIYVKTYSKVLLPGLRISAIVLPKEILKTFGKYKKWNDLSTSVLSQGALEIYIKSGMFNIHAKKLREVYSKRMACLNKCVKTCYNSNIIWHVPPSGFFASFEVVNSTHIDYIINELKSKNILLIDPNIFYLNTNIQKKLVRLSVSRTNTIEIEKGISKICSIIR is encoded by the coding sequence ATGAAGTATGACGTTATTTACACATATATAAAAGAACAAATATTTAAAGGATATATTAAACCGGGTAAAAAATTGCCTTCTATAAGAAACATATGTAAAAAATTTGAGTGCAGCAAAATAACCGCTGCCAAAGCATATGACTTATTGATAAAAGATCACATAATATACTCTGTACCTAAAAGTGGATACTACCTTATTGAAAATAATCTAAATATGAATAATAATTTTGATAATAAAAGTATAGATTTTTCAACATCTGCTCCAGATGAACGTATTTTGCCTTATAAAGAATTTCAGGATTGTTTAAATCAAGCATTGAATTTATATAAAAAAAATCTTATCTCTCCTCCTAGTACGCAGGGAGTTGAAAACTTAATTTGTACCATACAAAAGCAGCTTCAAAATTATCAAATTTTTACTGACAAGCAGTATATATTTATAACAGCAGGCTCTCAACAAGCTATAAATATACTCACTATGATGGATTTCCCAAATGGTAAAAAAAATGTGCTTATTGAAGAACCAACCTATTACGGAGTTATAGAATCTTTAAAACTTAATAATGTAAATATTATAGGTATAAATAGGACTTCAAAAGGAATAAATCTTTATGAACTTGAAAATATATTTAAACACAAAGATATAAAATTTTTTTATATTATCCCGCGTTTTCACAATCCTACAGGATTTTCATATTCAAATAGTGAAAAAAAACAAATATTAAAACTTTGCCACAAATATAATGTATATATAGTTGAAGATGACTATTTAGCTGACTTGGATATTGAAAAAAGGTCTGACCCAATATATGCTTTAGATTCTTACTCAAAAGTTATATATGTAAAAACCTATTCTAAAGTATTATTGCCTGGATTGAGAATTTCTGCAATTGTACTTCCAAAAGAGATACTAAAAACTTTTGGGAAATATAAAAAATGGAATGATTTAAGCACATCTGTACTTTCACAGGGAGCCTTAGAAATTTATATAAAAAGTGGTATGTTCAACATACATGCAAAAAAGCTTAGGGAGGTATATTCTAAAAGAATGGCCTGTCTTAATAAATGTGTAAAAACTTGTTACAACTCTAATATAATTTGGCACGTTCCACCTTCAGGTTTTTTTGCCAGTTTTGAGGTGGTTAACAGTACACATATAGACTATATAATTAATGAGTTAAAGTCAAAAAACATTCTTCTCATTGATCCAAATATATTTTATTTAAATACTAATATACAAAAAAAATTAGTAAGACTGAGTGTTAGTAGAACTAATACCATTGAAATTGAAAAAGGTATAAGCAAAATTTGCTCTATAATTAGATAA
- a CDS encoding MFS transporter, with amino-acid sequence MKHLICKNEEQVSLKYDILIVILGIGGFISAADNWFVSPILPAIASEFNTSIPRTGIILTLYMIPYGIMQPVYGYFSDCYSKVRILKLIICGFALGTCGCAFARSLFVLSVWRTVTGFFAAGIIAVSLALIGDTVPVSKRSKYVGKFMGIVFLGQGFSAGLGGTLARYVSWRVLFIFFVAAAICTVFLLFTIPKGNIVHVNKKFFTEVKCVTLTPSGKIIFPMAFIAGFLFLGLYSYLGAYFHYALKLNYMECGIIVMFYGFACLGAGSIMGKLNVKIGYKNVIILGEIFALMTTLFLINFHCWEMGLVATISLGIGYIFVQSTLATMAFDVASDSKGLPSGLIGFGLFCGGGLGSAFSGFVIAKISYQLLWIIFFIFISIFIFVTYKQINNE; translated from the coding sequence ATGAAGCATTTAATTTGTAAAAATGAAGAACAAGTAAGCTTAAAATATGATATATTAATTGTAATTTTAGGAATTGGAGGGTTTATTTCTGCTGCTGATAATTGGTTTGTATCGCCGATACTTCCGGCCATAGCTTCAGAATTTAATACATCAATCCCCAGGACTGGTATTATATTGACATTATATATGATACCTTATGGAATAATGCAGCCTGTTTATGGATATTTTAGTGATTGTTACAGTAAGGTTAGAATACTTAAATTGATTATATGTGGATTTGCTTTAGGAACTTGTGGGTGTGCATTTGCTAGATCTTTATTTGTGCTGAGTGTATGGAGGACAGTAACAGGATTTTTTGCTGCAGGTATTATAGCTGTATCTTTGGCTTTGATTGGAGATACTGTTCCAGTTTCAAAGCGATCAAAATATGTTGGAAAATTTATGGGAATTGTTTTTTTAGGACAAGGTTTTAGCGCTGGATTAGGTGGAACATTAGCCAGATACGTCAGCTGGCGTGTATTATTTATTTTTTTTGTGGCAGCTGCAATATGCACGGTATTTCTTTTGTTTACCATACCTAAAGGTAATATTGTTCATGTAAATAAGAAGTTTTTTACTGAAGTTAAATGTGTTACTTTAACACCAAGTGGGAAAATAATTTTTCCTATGGCATTTATAGCTGGATTTTTATTTTTGGGTTTGTATAGTTATTTGGGTGCCTATTTTCACTATGCCTTAAAGTTAAATTATATGGAATGTGGAATAATTGTAATGTTTTATGGATTTGCTTGTCTTGGTGCAGGTTCTATCATGGGAAAGTTAAATGTAAAAATAGGATATAAAAATGTGATCATATTAGGTGAAATATTTGCATTAATGACGACTTTATTTTTAATAAATTTTCACTGCTGGGAAATGGGTTTGGTTGCCACTATCAGTTTGGGTATTGGATATATTTTTGTTCAATCTACATTGGCTACTATGGCTTTTGATGTGGCATCTGATTCTAAAGGATTACCTTCAGGATTAATTGGATTTGGTTTATTTTGTGGTGGTGGATTGGGTAGTGCTTTTAGTGGGTTTGTCATTGCAAAAATAAGCTATCAGCTATTATGGATAATATTTTTTATTTTTATTTCAATCTTTATTTTTGTAACATATAAACAGATTAATAATGAATAA